ataaaaactagtccatttaccattgttTGCTGTTtcagcaaatttaaatttggtttttaataaataaaaaaaaaaatcaatattcacTTTCAAGTGGTTAAATGTTAGTGTTGTTTATTATATGTTCATAATTGAATGTGGCAGCCTACCTGCTGATAGGGCTAACTGTCATAAGTGTGAACACCATATCTATCTCTGTTGTTAATTAAGATATTAACATGAATTTTTACCCAAGacttgtttctttcatttaaatgaTGTTTGTACTGCTGTGTTGTATTCAGTGTAAGAGAGTAAAAAGTGTGACGGGACAGCATACCCTGCTCTGCCCTCCTGTACCAACACTTAGGCTCTGCACTGCTGTCTGACAGGTTCCTGCCATGCTTTGTTTCTTCCAGTTTCTCCAGGAGGCTCTTTGTTGCTGAGCCCCACAATTCCCGAGGCCAGTCCTCCTTACTATCCACATAAAAGTCAGGCCATGAAATCCTACAGTGGGACCCCTGTGCCACCACGATACCTGATGAGGGGCCACCCTTACACCGGAGTAACCTCAAGCTCCAATGCTGTGAACTTTCAGCAGAGTTTACTGGCCCAAACAAATCACAGAAGTCCAAATTTCACCAGTTTTAGTCCTTGTAATGTGCAATATCAGCCTGGCTACTGTTCCTCGGGTGAGCATGAAACGATTTGATCTGTTAGAGATATAAAACACAGCCTTTACATCACTTCACTGAATGTGCTCTCTTTTGTCCTTCCTGAAGGTTACCATTGCTACCATCCCAACCTCGTGGCACCTCATATTGCAGGCGGCGGCTTTCAGGCAGGATTGTTCTCTCCTCAGAGTTATTACCAGGTAGGATAACTGGAGTGTATTCACACTATCACGTGACACAAAAAGTCAGTGACTGGTTGagaaagatgattttttttcaatatgCGCCATATTTAACATGTGCTTTTATTGTGACTTTTTTAGGCAGGATGTTCTGGAGACATGTTGTTTCTCAGGGAAAACAGCCAAGGCttgcagaaaaatgaaaaccagGAGGCAAAAAACTATGACATCAACTTGGAAGCAGTTTTTCAGATCGCGGATGAGGTCATGCAGACGCCACCCAGTATCTGCCTGGTTAAAGTTGAGCCTCAGGAGGAGTTGGTCCCTGCGCCAGAGTCTTCTGCCAACGCCTGTTATgacagcagcagcggcagcaccATCAGATCTGACTCCTTCTGTGCGGAACGCACCATAGTGTCGAGCAATCATCCTATAGTTGCATACAAAGAGCAGCAAGAGTGTGTGGTGTCGGTACCTGAGCAAATGCCTGACGATGCCATAGTGGAGGTAAGCCTGTGCACCGAAGACTTCCTGAAGCTAAAGTGTCCCTGTTTTATCGGTATTACTGTAATGTGTGATATTGTCAGTTTTTCGATGCAGCTTTTTTCCGATCTTAAATGTCTTCTTCTATGGTAAACAATAAAGTAATCTTAACCCTTGAAGTTTGCAAGGGACGTCAGGTGGCTACGAAGGCTCTGACCAGCAGTCTAGCAAGAAAAGTTTGAAATTTCTATTTTTATGTATAAATGCAACATAAACTCTAATCAGATTTTCACACAAgtagaaaaatgtgaaatgataCTTTATCTTTTCTTGTAACTTTAACTGTGTATTGTTTAACAAGAAAGGCTAGGTTATTTGCTGTGGTTTCCTTCTGTGCCCTGGTAAGGTTACCACTGATGATGCAAGGGACAGAGAGACGGCAGCTGGTGACAGTCCCGGGGATTCCAGTCAGGAATTATAACAGCGGCTGCACAGGAAATACACCAGCTCTTCAGGTAAGACACGACCGAACATTTTGGGAGCACTTTCGAGAGTAAAACTAGTTGAAGGAAAGGCGTTTAAATAGTTTATGTTTGCTAATATCAGCAAGGTCCATGATGACACTATGTCATATTTCTCATTTTAGATCTCAGCTTGTTGGTTTGATTGGCATGTGACAGGGAGCCCTGATTCACTCCAGGATGCGATCTTAAGTTCTGAATATTGCCATACTGCAGTCTCCATTTGAAAGATTACTCATTGTGCAAATGTTTGTTGTTCTGTTCTCTTTTATCTTATTTCAAATCTTTTGCAGTAGTAGgcacagtaccagtcaagagtttggacacacttcATATCAGTGGATgattgtgtccaaacttttgactggtactgtatatgatgTGGATTGTTTGGAGTTGCATGGTAATGCCTTTGCTTTACATCCACTGTAATTAAAACTGATGGTTTTATTTCTGTAAGATTTTCATTTACAGCTTTAAAACATGCATGACATGTTTTACATCCATATTgtgagcatgattttttttaaagaattgaaATTGCAGGCTCACTGCATTTtgacacacattttttaaacagtaaaatggtAGTGCAGTGTTTTAAAAGGAGACATTATTTTGGGAGAGAGAAGCACTTTATCTGCTGATTGTTTGCTTTACGGTAGTGACCAAGTGGCAGTGGTATTTTcctcacttttttattttccaccagATCTCTCCATAGatgtactttttaaaacatgtagctgaatatttaaa
The window above is part of the Archocentrus centrarchus isolate MPI-CPG fArcCen1 chromosome 14, fArcCen1, whole genome shotgun sequence genome. Proteins encoded here:
- the hsf5 gene encoding heat shock factor protein 5, whose protein sequence is MEVGLGSLPDTINPNHFPAKLWRLVNNPANKGICWDHHGELVVIDQQVFEREVLSPSAIISDSTEAFKTTNFSSFVRQLNLYGFKKADGQTNLDMKVYHCFYNPSFKRDHPELVAKLRRLTVDNKAKLEAGLSVNCRPPSGYQRFCLNGGDRDKHVRGVSPGGSLLLSPTIPEASPPYYPHKSQAMKSYSGTPVPPRYLMRGHPYTGVTSSSNAVNFQQSLLAQTNHRSPNFTSFSPCNVQYQPGYCSSGYHCYHPNLVAPHIAGGGFQAGLFSPQSYYQAGCSGDMLFLRENSQGLQKNENQEAKNYDINLEAVFQIADEVMQTPPSICLVKVEPQEELVPAPESSANACYDSSSGSTIRSDSFCAERTIVSSNHPIVAYKEQQECVVSVPEQMPDDAIVEVTTDDARDRETAAGDSPGDSSQEL